The Camelus bactrianus isolate YW-2024 breed Bactrian camel chromosome 12, ASM4877302v1, whole genome shotgun sequence genome includes a window with the following:
- the LOC123618996 gene encoding uncharacterized protein LOC123618996: MERCLAVGDVIQPLNWKALGYSLVLPMCLMAQWKIIETKPLDTGPIYFFDQMKPKRKIWDKRTCKDHFSHLGCAAEANYRHTKSARSKELEKARISTVAESEEKDESNSFGISQTPSVSKLSTNLKFSKLHLQEALFEEYRLTAAEILYEPGETLQKYAEYNITFPVGIL, from the exons ATGGAAAGATGCTTGGCTGTTGGTGATGTTATTCAGCCTCTCAATTGGAAAGCCCTAGGCTACTCACTCGTCCTTCCAATGT GTCTCATGGCTCAATGGAAGATTATTGAAACTAAACCTTTGGACACTGGGCCAATCTATTTCTTTGATCAG atgaaaccaaaaaggaaaatatgggATAAGAGAACGTGTAAAGACCATTTTTCCCATTTGGGATGCGCTGCAGAGGCTAACTATCG tcataCAAAGAGTGCAAGATCTAAAGAACTAGAGAAAGCAAGAATATCTACAGTAGCTGAATCTGAAGAGAAAGATGAATCCAACTCATTTGGCATCTCACAAACTCCTAGTGTTTCCAAGTTATCTACTAATCTTAAATTTTCCAAACTACACCTGCAGGAGGCTCTATTTGAAGAATACAGACTCACTGCTGCTGAAATACTGTATGAACCTGGGGAGACATTGCAGAAATATGCTGAGTATAACATAACTTTCCCTGTGGGAATCTTGTGA